From Achromobacter spanius, a single genomic window includes:
- a CDS encoding UbiH/UbiF/VisC/COQ6 family ubiquinone biosynthesis hydroxylase encodes MTSSAYDIAILGAGPVGRVLALMLARVAPDPARIALLAGSAPTPVTAAAAVPAADPRVLAMNHGSRVLLESLHAWPERSADIRNIHVSQRGRLGRTLIQHTDFNVPQLGSVVAYSGLYAKLDECVAASGVTVLTGPPAQIGLQDADGVRIQQGETEILCGVAVQSDGAGATDVRRDYDQHAVLTTAHATLPRRGWAWERFTSEGPLALLPHPQTPDAYSVVWCSAPDRAAELAALDNTAFSHALTQAFGERLGRLSSHAPRHVFPLALSARRAQVHGRVAAIGNAAQTLHPVAGQGLNLGLRDAARLAQTLAGWLASRAANPGANPGANPGANPGPALAEFASARHLDRFITAGLTDFMPRIFATGLAPVEHACGTALLGMDLASPLRAPLAQHLLQGFRA; translated from the coding sequence ATGACTTCCTCCGCCTACGACATTGCGATTCTTGGCGCCGGCCCCGTGGGTCGCGTATTGGCTCTGATGCTGGCGCGCGTGGCACCCGATCCGGCGCGCATCGCCCTGCTCGCGGGCAGTGCCCCAACGCCTGTCACGGCAGCCGCGGCCGTTCCTGCCGCAGATCCCCGCGTGCTGGCCATGAACCACGGGAGCCGGGTGCTGCTGGAGTCGCTGCATGCCTGGCCCGAGCGTTCGGCCGACATCCGCAACATCCACGTGTCGCAGCGCGGCCGGCTGGGCCGCACGCTGATCCAGCACACCGATTTCAACGTGCCCCAACTGGGCAGCGTCGTGGCCTATTCCGGGCTGTATGCCAAGCTGGACGAATGCGTGGCGGCATCCGGCGTCACCGTGCTGACGGGCCCGCCGGCGCAGATCGGCCTGCAGGACGCCGATGGCGTGCGCATCCAGCAGGGCGAAACGGAAATCCTTTGCGGCGTCGCCGTGCAGTCCGACGGCGCCGGCGCCACCGATGTGCGGCGCGACTACGATCAGCACGCCGTGCTGACCACTGCGCACGCCACGTTGCCCCGGCGCGGCTGGGCCTGGGAACGATTCACCTCCGAAGGCCCGCTGGCGCTGCTGCCGCACCCGCAGACGCCGGACGCCTATTCGGTGGTCTGGTGCAGCGCGCCGGACAGGGCGGCCGAATTGGCGGCGCTGGACAACACCGCGTTTTCCCACGCGCTGACGCAGGCCTTCGGCGAACGCCTGGGCCGCCTGTCCAGCCATGCTCCCCGTCACGTATTCCCGCTGGCGCTGTCCGCCCGCCGCGCGCAGGTGCACGGCCGCGTGGCGGCCATCGGCAACGCCGCCCAGACCTTGCACCCGGTGGCGGGACAGGGTCTGAACCTGGGCCTGCGCGACGCGGCGCGGCTGGCGCAGACCCTGGCGGGCTGGCTGGCGAGTCGCGCTGCCAACCCCGGCGCCAACCCCGGCGCCAACCCCGGTGCCAATCCCGGTCCGGCGCTTGCCGAATTTGCCAGTGCCCGCCATCTGGACCGTTTCATCACCGCCGGACTCACCGATTTCATGCCGCGCATCTTTGCCACCGGCCTCGCGCCCGTCGAACACGCCTGCGGCACGGCGTTATTGGGGATGGACCTTGCCTCCCCGCTGCGTGCCCCGCTCGCGCAGCACCTGCTGCAGGGATTCCGCGCCTGA
- a CDS encoding TM2 domain-containing protein, with amino-acid sequence MTQAQASSSLSAVSARRPRSKVAVGLLACLFGAFGAHWWYLGRRHAWLVTVYAAVCLFCAFRFYPVWYDNPAFFLLFIPMIDGFIESAVYSLMPDEKFDRLCNPGLGKVSSTGWGPVLVAILACLVGAIVTMFAIAMVVVYVWVAMGWLDGYVL; translated from the coding sequence ATGACGCAGGCCCAGGCTTCCTCTTCGCTCTCCGCCGTTTCCGCCCGCCGCCCGCGCAGCAAGGTCGCGGTGGGGCTGCTGGCCTGCCTGTTCGGCGCCTTCGGCGCGCACTGGTGGTATCTGGGGCGGCGCCACGCCTGGCTGGTGACCGTATACGCGGCCGTGTGCCTGTTCTGCGCGTTCCGCTTCTACCCGGTCTGGTACGACAACCCCGCGTTCTTCCTGCTCTTCATTCCGATGATCGACGGCTTCATCGAAAGCGCGGTCTACTCGCTGATGCCGGACGAAAAGTTTGACCGGCTCTGCAACCCGGGGCTGGGCAAGGTGTCCTCGACAGGCTGGGGGCCGGTGCTGGTTGCGATTCTGGCGTGCCTTGTCGGCGCCATCGTCACCATGTTCGCCATCGCCATGGTCGTGGTCTACGTGTGGGTGGCGATGGGCTGGCTCGACGGCTACGTGCTGTAA
- a CDS encoding aminopeptidase P N-terminal domain-containing protein yields MSLPPDDIAPFAARRQRLMERMRADGGGIAILATAQEAIRNRDAEYPYRHDSDFFYLTGFTEPDAWLVLVAGATDRAVLFCRPRHVEHELWEGKRFGPEAAAAYFGFDDAHPIDALDELVPALMLDHPTLYAPLAGDKRTDGRLRRWLAAAQEKSRGGHTPPTRQQDVRPLLAGMRLIKDASEIATMRRAAKISAGAHARAMRVVRPGMREYEIEAELLYEFRRHGAQSVAYNTIVAAGANACVLHYPAGEAVLRDGDLVLVDAGCEIDSYASDITRTFPANGRYSGPQRALYDLTVAAQDAAAQATAPGRGFNDAHEAALRVLAQGMLDLKLLKGSLDGVLESGDYSRFYMHRTGHWLGLDVHDVGDYREPGTAAGAERPWRKLETGMMLTIEPGIYVRPADDVPEAYWNIGIRTEDDALVTDVGCELITRGVPVQATEIEALMRE; encoded by the coding sequence ATGAGCCTGCCTCCCGACGACATCGCCCCTTTCGCCGCGCGGCGCCAGCGCCTGATGGAGCGCATGCGCGCAGACGGGGGCGGCATCGCCATCCTGGCGACGGCGCAGGAAGCCATCCGCAACCGCGACGCGGAATACCCCTACCGGCACGACAGCGACTTCTTCTACCTGACCGGCTTCACCGAACCGGACGCGTGGCTGGTGCTGGTCGCCGGCGCCACGGACCGGGCCGTGCTGTTCTGCCGGCCGCGCCATGTCGAGCACGAACTCTGGGAAGGCAAGCGCTTCGGCCCCGAGGCCGCCGCAGCCTACTTCGGCTTTGACGACGCCCACCCCATCGACGCGCTGGACGAGCTGGTGCCCGCGCTGATGCTGGACCATCCCACGCTGTATGCGCCGCTGGCCGGCGACAAGCGCACGGACGGCCGCCTGCGCCGCTGGCTGGCCGCGGCGCAGGAAAAGAGCCGCGGCGGCCACACGCCGCCGACACGGCAGCAGGACGTGCGTCCGCTGCTTGCCGGCATGCGGCTGATCAAGGACGCTTCGGAAATCGCGACGATGCGGCGCGCGGCCAAGATATCGGCGGGCGCGCACGCGCGGGCCATGCGCGTCGTGCGGCCCGGCATGCGCGAATACGAGATCGAGGCCGAGCTGCTGTATGAGTTCCGCCGCCATGGCGCCCAGTCGGTGGCGTACAACACCATCGTCGCGGCCGGGGCCAACGCCTGTGTCCTGCACTATCCGGCCGGCGAGGCGGTGTTGCGCGATGGCGACTTGGTGCTGGTCGATGCCGGCTGCGAGATCGACAGCTACGCCAGCGACATCACGCGCACCTTTCCGGCGAACGGCCGCTACAGCGGCCCGCAGCGCGCGCTTTACGACCTGACCGTGGCGGCGCAGGACGCGGCCGCTCAGGCCACCGCGCCGGGCCGCGGCTTCAACGATGCGCACGAGGCCGCCCTGCGCGTCCTGGCGCAGGGCATGCTGGACCTGAAACTCTTGAAGGGGTCGCTGGACGGCGTGCTGGAATCGGGCGACTACAGCCGCTTCTACATGCACCGGACCGGCCACTGGCTGGGGCTGGACGTTCACGATGTGGGCGACTACCGAGAGCCGGGCACGGCAGCCGGCGCGGAGCGGCCATGGCGCAAGCTGGAAACCGGGATGATGCTGACCATCGAACCGGGCATCTACGTACGCCCGGCAGACGACGTGCCCGAGGCCTACTGGAATATCGGCATCCGCACGGAGGACGACGCGCTGGTCACGGACGTAGGCTGCGAACTGATCACCCGCGGCGTGCCGGTGCAGGCCACCGAGATCGAAGCGCTGATGCGCGAATAG
- a CDS encoding sodium:calcium antiporter, with product MLLTLFLFFLSAAVIYVACEFFVNGVEWVGHRFQLGATATGTVLAAFGTALPESAVTFMAVVFGDTPEQKDIGVGAAMGGPLVLATLAYAVVGLALWRARRGQPTQANCINADQRRLARDQAWFMGIFIFKVGLGLLAFAWKPWLGFVFLATYGLYIKRELSNDEECLDCEDLEPLKLRPRDQNPTMFWAATQTIMALVVIAGASHVFVNQIELLGIAMGASPHVAALLLAPVATELPEIMNALIWVRQGKERLALANISGAMMIQATIPSALGIFMTPWVLDAPLLAAGLFTMVSIGLLWMRFRRAAMSVPALSAVGGLYALFAGYLGWHFYAF from the coding sequence ATGTTGCTCACCCTGTTTCTGTTTTTCCTGTCCGCGGCAGTGATCTACGTCGCGTGCGAATTCTTCGTCAACGGCGTCGAATGGGTCGGCCATCGCTTCCAATTGGGTGCGACCGCCACTGGCACCGTGCTGGCGGCCTTCGGCACCGCGCTGCCGGAAAGCGCCGTCACCTTCATGGCCGTTGTCTTCGGCGATACCCCCGAGCAGAAGGACATTGGCGTCGGCGCCGCGATGGGCGGTCCCCTCGTGCTGGCCACGCTGGCGTACGCCGTGGTGGGCCTGGCCCTGTGGCGCGCGCGCCGCGGCCAGCCCACGCAGGCAAACTGTATCAACGCGGACCAGCGCCGGCTGGCCCGCGACCAGGCCTGGTTCATGGGCATCTTCATCTTCAAAGTGGGCCTGGGCCTCCTGGCCTTTGCCTGGAAGCCGTGGCTGGGCTTCGTATTCCTGGCCACCTACGGGCTTTACATCAAGCGCGAACTGAGCAACGACGAGGAATGCCTGGACTGCGAGGATCTCGAGCCGCTCAAGCTGCGTCCGCGCGACCAGAATCCGACGATGTTCTGGGCCGCCACGCAGACCATCATGGCGTTGGTGGTGATTGCTGGCGCGTCGCACGTCTTCGTGAACCAGATCGAACTGCTCGGCATCGCGATGGGCGCGTCGCCGCACGTGGCGGCGCTGCTGCTGGCGCCGGTGGCCACCGAATTGCCGGAGATCATGAACGCGCTGATCTGGGTGCGGCAGGGCAAGGAGCGCCTGGCGCTCGCCAACATCTCGGGCGCCATGATGATCCAGGCCACCATTCCCAGCGCGCTCGGCATCTTCATGACGCCATGGGTGCTGGATGCGCCGCTGCTCGCGGCCGGCCTGTTCACCATGGTGTCCATCGGTCTCTTGTGGATGCGCTTCCGCCGCGCCGCCATGAGCGTGCCGGCGCTGTCGGCGGTGGGCGGCCTGTATGCGCTCTTCGCGGGCTATCTGGGCTGGCACTTCTACGCCTTCTGA
- the mgtA gene encoding magnesium-translocating P-type ATPase, which yields MFAFLKSFFSSAARLRRTGRHFRRAPILEQGGDHAAASSEVARRASQRMVETSRLGFDSLFARFGSGWGGLSDAQALSARQRHGANEVDHEKPLSWPAHLWLSYRNPFNLLLTALAVLSWLTDVRMAAPEEQSWTAVAIIGSMVVISTVLRFVQEQRSNRAAEALKAMVRNTATVLRSDAGPPAAGSPAAGSPAAGAPDAGNGRRFFGAALHATGSQQREVPLADLVPGDVVLLSAGDMVPADCRILNAKDLFVAQAALTGESLPVEKHMAPREQSANALELENMAFMGTNVVSGAGSALVVATGSDTYFGQLAGRVTQTSRAPTQFQQGINRVSWILIRFMLVMAPVVMLINGFTKGDWLEALLFALAIAVGLTPEMLPMIVTATLAKGAVRMSRRKVVVKRLDAIQNLGAMNVLCTDKTGTLTQDRIVLERHTDVYGAASDDVLAYAYLNSYYQTGLKNLLDVAVLEHAEVARSLDLAGRYRKIDEIPFDFSRRRMSVVVNETENGRDHHELICKGALEEMLSACTRLRVGNEVHPLTDARRADIRRVTAGLNHDGLRVIAVGVKELPPTQQAYGVADESDLVLVGYIAFLDPPKESTGPALAALKDSGIEVKVLTGDVELVTRKVCREVGLDVRKVYLGAEIEAMDDEELAVAVREANVFARLSPIHKERIVRSLRAQGNTVGFMGDGINDAPALRAADVGISVDSAVDISKEAADIILLEKSLMVLEDGVIEGRKTFCNMLKYLKMTASSNFGNVFSVLVASAFLPFLPMLPIHLLLQNLMYDISQTAIPFDNVDDELLKQPQRWDPDGLGRFMVFFGPISSIFDIATYAVMWYVFQANAPEHQTLFQSGWFVEGLLSQTLIVHMIRTRRIPFLQSRASWPLMGMTLMVIVLGLVLPFSPLAEYFQLQALPWSYFPWLVGILLGYCVLTQALKGFWVRRYGWQ from the coding sequence ATGTTTGCTTTCCTGAAGTCCTTTTTTTCTTCTGCCGCGCGTCTGCGCCGCACCGGCCGGCACTTTCGCCGCGCCCCCATCCTCGAACAAGGCGGCGATCACGCTGCCGCGTCGTCCGAGGTCGCTCGCCGCGCCAGCCAGCGCATGGTCGAGACGTCACGGCTCGGCTTCGATTCGCTATTCGCGCGGTTCGGCAGCGGCTGGGGCGGCCTGTCCGACGCCCAGGCGCTTTCCGCGCGCCAGCGCCACGGCGCCAACGAGGTCGACCACGAAAAGCCGCTGTCCTGGCCGGCTCACCTGTGGCTGTCCTACCGCAATCCGTTCAATCTGCTGCTGACCGCGCTGGCCGTGCTGTCGTGGCTGACCGACGTGCGCATGGCCGCGCCCGAGGAACAGTCCTGGACGGCGGTCGCGATCATCGGCTCGATGGTGGTGATCTCGACCGTGCTGCGTTTCGTGCAGGAGCAACGCTCGAACCGCGCCGCCGAAGCCCTGAAGGCGATGGTGCGCAACACCGCGACGGTGCTGCGCAGCGACGCCGGACCGCCGGCCGCCGGATCGCCGGCCGCCGGGTCGCCGGCCGCCGGAGCGCCGGACGCGGGCAATGGCCGCCGCTTCTTCGGCGCCGCCCTGCATGCCACCGGCTCGCAACAGCGCGAAGTGCCGCTGGCCGACCTGGTGCCGGGCGACGTGGTGCTGCTGTCCGCGGGCGACATGGTCCCCGCCGACTGCCGCATCCTCAACGCCAAGGACCTTTTTGTTGCGCAGGCCGCGCTTACAGGCGAATCGCTGCCCGTTGAAAAGCACATGGCCCCGCGCGAGCAATCGGCCAATGCGCTCGAGCTGGAGAACATGGCCTTCATGGGCACCAACGTGGTCAGCGGAGCGGGCAGCGCGCTGGTGGTGGCCACCGGTTCGGACACGTACTTCGGCCAGCTGGCGGGCCGCGTCACGCAGACCTCGCGGGCGCCCACGCAATTCCAGCAGGGCATCAACCGCGTGAGCTGGATCCTGATCCGCTTCATGCTCGTCATGGCGCCGGTGGTGATGCTGATCAACGGTTTCACCAAGGGCGACTGGCTGGAGGCGCTGCTGTTTGCGCTGGCCATCGCGGTGGGACTGACGCCTGAAATGCTGCCCATGATCGTCACCGCGACGCTCGCCAAGGGCGCCGTGCGCATGTCGCGCCGCAAGGTCGTGGTCAAGCGCCTGGATGCGATTCAGAACCTGGGCGCCATGAACGTGCTGTGCACCGACAAGACCGGCACGCTGACGCAGGACCGCATCGTGCTCGAGCGCCATACCGACGTCTATGGCGCGGCCAGCGACGACGTGCTGGCGTACGCGTACCTGAACAGCTACTACCAGACGGGCCTGAAGAACCTGCTTGATGTCGCCGTGCTGGAACATGCCGAAGTCGCGCGCAGCCTGGACCTGGCGGGCCGTTACCGCAAGATCGACGAGATTCCGTTCGACTTCTCGCGCCGCCGCATGTCCGTCGTGGTGAACGAGACCGAGAACGGCCGCGACCACCACGAGCTGATCTGCAAGGGGGCGCTGGAAGAAATGCTCTCGGCCTGCACGCGGCTGCGCGTGGGCAATGAGGTGCATCCGCTGACCGATGCACGCCGCGCCGACATCCGCCGCGTGACCGCCGGCCTGAACCACGATGGCCTGCGCGTCATCGCGGTGGGCGTCAAAGAGCTGCCGCCCACGCAGCAGGCCTACGGCGTCGCCGACGAATCCGATCTGGTGCTGGTGGGGTACATCGCGTTCCTGGATCCGCCCAAGGAGTCGACGGGGCCCGCGCTGGCCGCGCTGAAGGACTCGGGCATCGAGGTCAAGGTGCTGACCGGCGATGTTGAACTGGTCACGCGCAAGGTCTGCCGCGAAGTGGGGCTGGACGTGCGCAAGGTGTACCTGGGCGCCGAGATCGAAGCGATGGACGACGAGGAACTGGCCGTCGCCGTGCGCGAGGCCAACGTGTTCGCCCGCCTGTCGCCCATCCACAAGGAACGCATCGTGCGCAGCCTGCGCGCGCAGGGCAACACGGTGGGCTTCATGGGCGATGGCATCAATGACGCGCCGGCGCTGCGGGCGGCGGACGTGGGCATCTCGGTGGATTCGGCGGTGGATATCTCGAAGGAAGCGGCCGACATCATCCTGCTGGAAAAGAGCCTGATGGTGCTGGAGGATGGCGTGATCGAAGGCCGCAAGACCTTCTGCAACATGCTCAAGTATCTGAAGATGACGGCCAGCTCGAACTTCGGCAACGTGTTTTCGGTGCTGGTTGCGAGCGCCTTCCTGCCGTTCCTGCCGATGCTGCCCATCCATCTGCTGCTGCAGAACCTGATGTACGACATCTCGCAGACCGCGATCCCGTTCGACAACGTCGACGATGAACTGCTGAAGCAGCCGCAGCGCTGGGACCCGGACGGCCTGGGCCGTTTCATGGTGTTCTTCGGCCCGATCAGCTCGATCTTCGATATCGCCACGTACGCCGTCATGTGGTACGTGTTCCAGGCCAATGCGCCCGAGCATCAGACGCTGTTCCAGTCCGGCTGGTTTGTCGAAGGCCTGCTGTCGCAGACGCTGATCGTGCATATGATCCGCACGCGCCGGATTCCTTTCCTGCAAAGCCGCGCCTCGTGGCCGCTGATGGGCATGACGCTGATGGTGATCGTGCTTGGCCTCGTGCTGCCGTTTTCGCCGCTGGCGGAATACTTCCAGCTGCAGGCGTTGCCCTGGAGCTACTTCCCCTGGCTGGTCGGCATCCTGCTTGGGTACTGCGTGCTGACGCAGGCGCTCAAGGGTTTCTGGGTGCGCCGCTACGGTTGGCAGTAG
- a CDS encoding porin — protein sequence MRISFCAALAAAGLIPPCTALAADAGTGLQLYGVVDAGVAVTRVSGQGSQSGLLNGGLTDSLWGLQGTEDLGSGWAATFQLESGFDPSSGNAADGSRLFNYGAWVGLAHADYGDLRFGRQYTVGQTYGDALEIASWKDMGMGATFKASDNYQFSNMVNWYSPEWRGFQAGVGYAFDADGQNNFRTNQNTRAISVGLKYEDGPLLAVATWEQLRLADPPAAAGGRPQAVQLGASYDFEVAKVSVAWSRQRNGYVGLDGGDPDGLGAGLGPAAFVQGGTVDAWLIGVSVPAGPGAVLVQWSLARPDWHWANGMTARNAQVATLGYTYDLSPRTTLYAFAGYASNYTLDNQFDPGNDHTTRIGTGVSHRF from the coding sequence ATGAGAATTTCATTTTGCGCCGCATTGGCGGCGGCCGGCCTGATTCCGCCCTGTACCGCGCTGGCCGCGGACGCGGGGACCGGATTGCAGCTGTACGGCGTTGTGGATGCCGGCGTTGCCGTGACCCGGGTGTCGGGGCAGGGCAGCCAGAGCGGCCTGCTGAATGGCGGGCTGACGGACTCGTTGTGGGGGCTGCAGGGGACGGAAGACCTGGGCTCGGGCTGGGCCGCTACCTTCCAGCTTGAAAGCGGTTTTGATCCGTCCAGCGGCAACGCGGCCGACGGCAGCCGCCTCTTCAACTATGGCGCGTGGGTTGGCCTCGCCCATGCGGACTACGGCGACCTGCGGTTCGGCCGCCAATACACGGTCGGCCAGACCTACGGCGACGCGCTGGAGATCGCCTCCTGGAAAGACATGGGCATGGGCGCCACCTTCAAGGCGTCCGACAACTACCAGTTCAGCAACATGGTGAACTGGTATTCGCCGGAGTGGCGGGGGTTCCAGGCCGGCGTCGGATACGCCTTCGACGCCGATGGGCAGAACAACTTCCGCACCAACCAGAACACTCGGGCAATCAGTGTGGGCCTGAAGTATGAGGACGGCCCGCTGCTGGCCGTGGCGACATGGGAACAACTTCGCCTGGCCGACCCGCCCGCGGCGGCCGGGGGGCGTCCGCAGGCGGTGCAGTTGGGCGCCTCGTATGACTTCGAGGTGGCCAAGGTGTCGGTGGCGTGGTCGCGCCAGCGCAACGGCTACGTGGGGCTGGACGGCGGCGACCCGGATGGGCTGGGCGCCGGGCTGGGGCCCGCGGCCTTCGTGCAGGGCGGCACGGTCGATGCCTGGCTGATCGGGGTCAGCGTGCCCGCCGGGCCGGGCGCCGTGCTGGTGCAATGGTCCCTGGCCAGACCCGACTGGCATTGGGCCAATGGCATGACGGCGCGCAATGCGCAGGTCGCGACGCTGGGCTATACCTACGACCTGTCCCCGCGCACGACCCTCTACGCCTTCGCCGGCTACGCGTCGAACTACACGCTGGACAACCAGTTCGACCCCGGCAACGACCACACCACGCGCATCGGCACGGGCGTATCGCACCGCTTCTGA
- a CDS encoding cytochrome c oxidase assembly protein, with the protein MARMDSLEWLVPWEFSPTLVASFLVAIVLFVRGQRVHHVTRARSILFWTGMVLLYLSLHTRLDYYAERMFFIHRIQHLVLHHLGPLLVMAAFPGQVMRAGLPMRWRVRLRDFLRTGAGRATVAVLTNKIFVPALFVFLVLVWLIPSVQFYSMLDWRLYRVMNWSVVISGFMYWNLILDRRPAPPAAMSPGGRVISPVATMLPQMVAGAVIAFTESDIYPLFELCGRAIAMSAQTDQTIGGLTMWIPAALVEVIGLMVALGTLMRLSAKGRLRKADRDARARAKSSAALSS; encoded by the coding sequence ATGGCCCGCATGGATAGTCTCGAATGGCTCGTACCCTGGGAGTTCTCTCCCACGCTGGTGGCTTCCTTCCTGGTGGCCATCGTGCTGTTCGTACGCGGCCAGCGGGTCCATCATGTCACGCGCGCGCGCAGCATTCTTTTCTGGACGGGGATGGTCCTCTTGTACCTGTCCCTGCATACCCGCCTCGACTACTACGCCGAGCGCATGTTCTTCATCCACCGCATCCAGCATCTGGTCCTGCATCATCTTGGACCGCTGCTCGTCATGGCCGCCTTCCCGGGACAGGTGATGCGGGCGGGCCTGCCGATGCGCTGGCGCGTGCGGCTGCGTGATTTCCTGCGCACCGGCGCGGGCCGCGCCACGGTGGCCGTGCTGACCAACAAGATTTTCGTGCCGGCACTTTTCGTGTTCCTCGTGCTGGTCTGGCTGATCCCGTCGGTGCAGTTCTATTCGATGCTGGATTGGCGCCTGTACCGGGTCATGAACTGGTCGGTCGTGATCAGCGGCTTCATGTACTGGAACCTGATCCTGGACCGCCGTCCCGCGCCCCCCGCGGCCATGTCGCCCGGCGGGCGGGTGATCTCGCCCGTGGCGACGATGCTGCCGCAGATGGTCGCGGGCGCGGTCATCGCCTTCACGGAAAGCGACATCTACCCGCTCTTCGAATTGTGCGGCCGGGCCATCGCCATGTCGGCCCAGACCGATCAGACGATCGGCGGACTGACGATGTGGATCCCCGCCGCGCTGGTGGAAGTGATCGGTCTGATGGTGGCCTTGGGTACGCTGATGCGTCTTTCCGCCAAGGGGCGGCTGCGCAAGGCGGACCGCGATGCGCGCGCGCGCGCCAAATCAAGCGCGGCGCTATCTTCATAA
- the galU gene encoding UTP--glucose-1-phosphate uridylyltransferase GalU, with amino-acid sequence MRPVRKAVFPVAGMGTRFLPATKAMPKEMLPVVDKPLIQYAVEEAVAAGITDLIFVTGRNKRAIEDHFDSAPELESDLESKGKHELLAMVRGILPAHVNCLYIRQSAPLGLGHAVLSAAPAVGDEPFAVLLADDLIDADTPAMKQLVDVAVARNASVLGVQDVPRADTRKYGIVATHTGETPADGRTERVTHIVEKPDPEAAPSTLAVVGRYVLEAAIFDHLRSTKMGAGNEIQLTDGIASLMRERQVYAHRFDGVRYDCGNKAGMFQATVALGKKYHGLLPE; translated from the coding sequence ATGCGTCCCGTCCGTAAAGCCGTTTTCCCTGTCGCCGGCATGGGCACACGCTTCCTGCCCGCCACCAAGGCGATGCCCAAGGAAATGCTGCCCGTGGTCGACAAGCCCCTGATTCAATATGCGGTGGAAGAAGCCGTTGCCGCAGGGATTACCGATCTCATATTCGTGACTGGCCGAAACAAGCGCGCCATCGAAGACCATTTCGATTCCGCGCCCGAGCTGGAATCCGACCTGGAAAGCAAGGGCAAGCACGAACTCCTGGCGATGGTGCGGGGCATTCTACCCGCGCACGTCAATTGCCTCTATATCCGCCAATCCGCCCCGCTGGGCCTGGGCCACGCCGTGCTGTCGGCCGCGCCCGCCGTGGGCGATGAACCCTTTGCCGTGCTGCTGGCCGACGATCTGATCGACGCCGATACGCCTGCCATGAAGCAACTGGTGGATGTGGCCGTGGCGCGCAACGCCAGCGTGCTCGGCGTGCAGGATGTGCCGCGCGCCGACACGCGCAAGTACGGCATCGTGGCGACCCACACGGGCGAAACGCCCGCCGATGGTCGCACCGAGCGTGTCACGCACATCGTGGAAAAGCCCGATCCCGAAGCCGCGCCGTCGACGCTGGCCGTCGTGGGCCGCTACGTGCTGGAAGCCGCGATCTTCGACCATCTGCGCTCGACCAAGATGGGCGCGGGCAACGAGATCCAGTTGACCGACGGCATCGCGTCGCTGATGCGCGAGCGCCAGGTCTATGCGCACCGCTTCGATGGCGTGCGCTACGACTGCGGCAACAAGGCGGGCATGTTCCAGGCCACCGTGGCGCTGGGCAAGAAGTATCACGGCCTGCTGCCGGAATGA